One Brachybacterium kimchii genomic window carries:
- a CDS encoding sugar phosphate isomerase/epimerase family protein: MLTAESWPIAANMLSFGATAPDGGHIKDAPASVWASQMRQARDLGITQIDPTDAWVPLARLSDARVEEFRRTLEDAGLTIPSISMTRSSVVDREKGEDFLAEAHRLMDIAPTFGASVVNIGFMQALTPAQADAIWFWLEDGHHDDPALRDLAIERTRELGDHAKANGLQLSLEMYEDTYVGTPEDAVAFLQDVDHEAVGLNPDLGNLVRLHRPMPHPSDMYETVLPHANFWHIKNYTRDFDPATGAYTSAPMPLKYGYVNYRQVIRRALELGYTGPFCCEHYGSDSLGVIAENIQYIRQVLASALA; the protein is encoded by the coding sequence ATGCTCACTGCCGAGTCCTGGCCGATCGCCGCCAACATGCTCTCGTTCGGCGCCACCGCGCCCGACGGCGGCCACATCAAGGACGCGCCCGCGAGCGTGTGGGCCTCCCAGATGCGCCAGGCCCGCGACCTCGGCATCACCCAGATCGACCCGACCGACGCCTGGGTGCCCCTCGCCCGTCTGAGCGACGCACGCGTCGAGGAGTTCCGCAGAACGCTGGAGGATGCGGGCCTCACCATCCCCTCGATCTCGATGACCCGCAGCTCCGTCGTCGACCGGGAGAAGGGCGAGGACTTCCTCGCCGAGGCCCATCGGCTGATGGACATCGCGCCCACCTTCGGGGCGAGCGTCGTGAACATCGGCTTCATGCAGGCCCTCACCCCCGCCCAGGCCGACGCCATCTGGTTCTGGCTCGAGGACGGCCACCACGACGACCCGGCGCTGCGCGATCTCGCGATCGAGCGCACGCGCGAGCTCGGCGACCACGCGAAGGCGAACGGCCTGCAGCTCAGCCTCGAGATGTACGAGGACACCTACGTCGGCACCCCCGAGGACGCCGTCGCGTTCCTGCAGGACGTCGACCACGAGGCCGTCGGCCTGAACCCGGACCTCGGCAACCTGGTGCGCCTGCACCGGCCGATGCCGCATCCGAGCGACATGTACGAGACGGTGCTGCCCCACGCGAACTTCTGGCACATCAAGAACTACACGCGGGACTTCGACCCGGCGACCGGCGCGTACACGTCGGCGCCCATGCCGCTGAAGTACGGCTACGTGAACTACCGGCAGGTCATCCGCCGCGCCCTCGAGCTCGGCTACACCGGGCCCTTCTGCTGCGAGCACTACGGCTCCGACTCCCTGGGCGTGATCGCCGAGAACATCCAGTACATCCGCCAGGTGCTCGCCTCCGCGCTCGCCTGA
- a CDS encoding SDR family NAD(P)-dependent oxidoreductase has protein sequence MTSTFPENRTAVVTGAGAPRGIGRHVARALTGAGWDVAVLDIDEASVQAFATELAAESGRSVVGIGVDISDKESVEAAFAIIDRELPPVLAEVNLAGIPSPHTIFELDAATWDRVMDVNAKGTLFMMQAAATRMIEGGHGGRIVNTSSITAYDGGGTFSKTGYAAAKAAVLGLTRGGARELGKHGITCNAIVPGPIDTDIMGGTLTDERKAGMSSDIPLQRVGQPQEVAGLIKFLVSEDSSFVNGDSVFVDGGKHMV, from the coding sequence ATGACCAGCACGTTCCCCGAGAACCGCACCGCCGTCGTCACCGGGGCGGGCGCCCCGCGCGGCATCGGCCGCCACGTCGCCCGCGCCCTCACCGGCGCCGGATGGGACGTGGCCGTCCTCGACATCGACGAGGCCTCCGTCCAGGCGTTCGCCACCGAGCTCGCCGCCGAGTCCGGCCGCAGCGTGGTCGGCATCGGCGTCGACATCTCCGACAAGGAGTCCGTCGAGGCGGCCTTCGCGATCATCGACCGGGAGCTGCCGCCCGTGCTCGCCGAGGTGAACCTCGCCGGCATCCCCAGCCCCCACACGATCTTCGAGCTCGACGCCGCAACCTGGGACCGCGTCATGGACGTCAACGCCAAGGGCACCCTGTTCATGATGCAGGCCGCGGCGACCCGCATGATCGAGGGCGGCCACGGCGGACGCATCGTCAACACCTCCTCGATCACCGCCTACGACGGCGGCGGCACCTTCTCCAAGACCGGCTACGCCGCGGCGAAGGCGGCCGTGCTGGGCCTGACCCGCGGCGGCGCGCGCGAACTCGGGAAGCACGGGATCACCTGCAACGCGATCGTCCCCGGCCCCATCGACACCGACATCATGGGGGGCACCCTCACCGACGAGCGCAAGGCCGGGATGTCCTCCGACATCCCGCTGCAGCGCGTCGGCCAGCCGCAGGAGGTCGCGGGCCTCATCAAGTTCCTGGTCAGCGAGGATTCGAGCTTCGTCAACGGGGACTCCGTCTTCGTCGACGGCGGCAAGCACATGGTCTGA
- a CDS encoding SDR family NAD(P)-dependent oxidoreductase yields MTRTTPRLDGRTALVTGAGSGIGRAIADRFAAEGARVIYADIDEQAAREAADATGSQAVRMDVSDEQSVEAAYADLAARDASPDVIVANAGVQLFGHDAKTADVPLEAWNRTLAVNLTGTFLTVKHGVRALLASGGGSIICTGSPTGLNGEGADFAAYSSTKGGIHSLVRATAMAYAGDNIRVNTVVPGYTETSLVTTISEDPGAREGIVGRTPLGRAGTPDDVTGIMVYLASEESSFATGAIFRVDGGMTSL; encoded by the coding sequence ATGACCCGCACCACCCCGCGTCTCGACGGCAGGACGGCCCTGGTCACGGGCGCCGGCTCCGGCATCGGCCGCGCGATCGCCGACCGCTTCGCGGCCGAGGGTGCGCGCGTCATCTATGCCGACATCGACGAGCAGGCGGCCCGCGAGGCCGCCGACGCGACCGGCTCCCAGGCCGTGCGAATGGACGTCTCCGACGAGCAGAGCGTCGAGGCCGCCTACGCGGACCTCGCCGCGCGAGACGCCTCGCCCGATGTGATCGTCGCGAACGCCGGCGTGCAGCTGTTCGGCCACGACGCGAAGACCGCCGACGTGCCGCTCGAGGCCTGGAACAGGACGCTCGCGGTGAACCTCACCGGCACCTTCCTCACCGTCAAGCACGGGGTGCGCGCGCTGCTCGCCTCCGGTGGCGGCTCCATCATCTGCACCGGCAGCCCGACGGGCCTGAACGGCGAGGGCGCCGACTTCGCCGCCTACAGCTCCACGAAGGGCGGCATCCACTCCCTCGTGCGCGCGACCGCGATGGCGTACGCGGGCGACAACATCCGCGTGAACACCGTGGTCCCCGGGTACACCGAGACGTCGCTGGTCACCACGATCTCCGAGGACCCGGGCGCCCGCGAGGGCATCGTCGGACGCACGCCGCTGGGCCGCGCGGGCACCCCCGACGACGTCACCGGCATCATGGTCTACCTCGCGAGCGAGGAGTCCAGCTTCGCCACCGGAGCGATCTTCCGCGTGGACGGCGGCATGACGTCGCTGTGA
- a CDS encoding alpha-hydroxy acid oxidase yields the protein MPENPLSGAVEFAKMIAAGGLRVDPVESAPSVEDFRALARRRLPTMAFDIIDGASNHEITKSVNEEDLRRVRFRPRWLTDISHVDISTEVDGMALRRPYVLGPLGLQRMIGGTGELPAVRAAGKAGIPFTISTASNWSMEEIADAATGPLWYQLYMYKSERIVTNLIQRAKAIGAEALVVTVDVPLNGKRYRDHRNGMSIPPKVTARNALEAVRHLDWTLAVMRPPAIGFRNLVGEIQGDNAVSHQEFVAKYLANLTLTWDSIEDVRRQWDGPLYIKGILTPEDAQRARNVGAQGIYVSNHGGRQLDSSPSTISVLPSIVDAVGEDMTVVFDSGVRTGDDIAKAIAVGADLVSVGRAWGYANASAGERGVTRVIDILDEELALAMGQLGATSIGALDRGFVDYPEAWHGVGLHREPEGGGASTDEGSGS from the coding sequence ATGCCCGAGAATCCGCTGTCCGGAGCCGTCGAGTTCGCGAAGATGATCGCCGCGGGCGGTCTGCGCGTCGATCCCGTCGAGTCCGCCCCGTCGGTCGAGGACTTCCGCGCGCTCGCGCGGCGGCGCCTGCCGACGATGGCCTTCGACATCATCGACGGGGCCTCGAACCACGAGATCACGAAGTCCGTGAACGAGGAGGACCTGCGCCGGGTGAGATTCCGGCCCCGCTGGCTCACCGACATCTCGCACGTCGACATCTCCACCGAGGTCGACGGGATGGCGCTCCGGCGCCCCTACGTGCTGGGCCCCCTGGGGCTGCAGCGCATGATCGGCGGCACCGGCGAGCTGCCCGCGGTGCGGGCCGCCGGGAAGGCGGGCATCCCCTTCACGATCTCCACCGCCTCGAACTGGTCGATGGAGGAGATCGCCGACGCCGCGACCGGGCCGCTCTGGTACCAGCTGTACATGTACAAGAGCGAGCGGATCGTCACCAACCTGATCCAGCGCGCGAAGGCCATCGGCGCCGAGGCCCTCGTGGTCACGGTCGACGTCCCCCTGAACGGCAAGCGCTACCGCGACCACCGCAACGGCATGTCGATCCCGCCCAAGGTGACCGCGCGCAACGCCCTGGAGGCGGTGCGGCACCTGGACTGGACGCTCGCGGTCATGCGCCCGCCGGCCATCGGCTTCCGCAACCTGGTGGGCGAGATCCAGGGCGACAACGCCGTCTCGCACCAGGAGTTCGTCGCCAAGTACCTCGCGAACCTCACCCTGACCTGGGACAGCATCGAGGACGTCCGCAGGCAGTGGGACGGCCCCCTGTACATCAAGGGGATCCTCACGCCGGAGGACGCCCAGCGGGCTCGGAACGTCGGCGCACAGGGCATCTACGTGTCGAACCACGGCGGACGCCAGCTCGACTCCTCGCCGAGCACCATCAGCGTGCTGCCCAGCATCGTGGACGCCGTGGGCGAGGACATGACCGTCGTCTTCGACTCCGGCGTGCGCACGGGCGACGACATCGCCAAGGCGATCGCCGTCGGCGCCGACCTGGTCTCCGTGGGCCGCGCCTGGGGGTATGCGAACGCCTCCGCCGGCGAGCGCGGCGTCACCCGCGTCATCGACATCCTCGACGAGGAGCTCGCCCTCGCCATGGGCCAGCTCGGCGCGACCAGCATCGGAGCGCTGGACCGCGGGTTCGTCGACTACCCCGAGGCGTGGCACGGGGTGGGGCTGCATCGGGAGCCGGAGGGCGGCGGCGCCTCGACCGACGAGGGGTCGGGCTCGTGA
- a CDS encoding MFS transporter: MSLDAEDARRARDHRKVRNLRYFVLIWLLLAGVLNYMDRASVSIAAPHMIDELGLTQTDIGLMGSVFSWTYAICQLPVGYLIDKVGPRRMYFLAVGIWSIASALMAAGHTLGHFLLFRVLLGIGESPNSPNSSKISTHWFPRSERGQAAGIWDSGSKWGSAIAPPVLTVLMLAFGWRAMFLALGVAGIVLAAAFWAFYRSPEHAKHLSDEEYRHILAGRDAVESADAERIPWLKLFTFRQTWGMMLGFFTSIWIWNIFITFLPLFLQHSLGVSIAGTGGVAAIPYVVAALGAIFGGRITLVLARRGRSPLASKRVVLVIASLAIGVLLCLVPLVHTLALALVVLSLALGLIALVQAQAWAVTSDIVPDAYAARFGGIMNFGGYFGGALAPVITGMVFDATGSYSPSFVLAGVIAACGALFFGLLIRRPIPQRAAAEASEAAAA; the protein is encoded by the coding sequence ATGAGCCTCGACGCCGAGGACGCCCGCCGCGCGCGGGACCACAGGAAAGTCCGCAACCTCCGCTACTTCGTGCTGATCTGGCTGCTGCTGGCCGGGGTCCTGAACTACATGGACCGCGCGTCGGTCTCCATCGCCGCACCGCACATGATCGACGAGCTGGGGCTCACCCAGACCGACATCGGCCTGATGGGCAGCGTGTTCTCCTGGACCTACGCGATCTGCCAGCTGCCGGTGGGGTACCTGATCGACAAGGTCGGCCCGCGCCGCATGTACTTCCTGGCCGTGGGCATCTGGTCGATCGCCTCCGCGCTCATGGCGGCCGGCCACACGCTCGGTCATTTCCTGCTGTTCCGCGTGCTGCTGGGCATCGGCGAATCCCCGAACTCGCCCAACAGCTCGAAGATCTCCACCCACTGGTTCCCGCGCTCCGAGCGCGGTCAGGCCGCCGGCATCTGGGACTCGGGATCGAAGTGGGGCTCGGCGATCGCGCCGCCCGTGCTCACGGTGCTCATGCTCGCCTTCGGCTGGCGCGCGATGTTCCTGGCCCTGGGCGTCGCGGGCATCGTGCTCGCCGCCGCCTTCTGGGCGTTCTACCGCTCCCCCGAGCACGCCAAACACCTCTCCGACGAGGAGTACCGGCACATCCTCGCGGGCCGGGACGCCGTCGAATCGGCCGACGCCGAGAGGATCCCCTGGCTGAAGCTGTTCACGTTCCGCCAGACCTGGGGCATGATGCTCGGCTTCTTCACGTCGATCTGGATCTGGAACATCTTCATCACCTTCCTGCCGCTGTTCCTCCAGCACTCCCTGGGCGTCTCCATCGCCGGGACCGGCGGGGTCGCGGCGATCCCGTACGTCGTCGCCGCGCTCGGCGCGATCTTCGGCGGGCGCATCACCCTGGTCCTCGCCCGCCGCGGCCGCAGCCCGCTCGCCTCCAAGCGGGTCGTGCTCGTGATCGCCTCGCTCGCGATCGGCGTGCTGCTGTGCCTGGTGCCGCTGGTGCACACGCTCGCCCTGGCCCTGGTCGTCCTCAGCCTCGCTCTGGGCCTCATCGCGCTCGTGCAGGCGCAGGCCTGGGCCGTGACCTCGGACATCGTGCCCGACGCCTACGCGGCCCGGTTCGGGGGCATCATGAACTTCGGCGGCTACTTCGGCGGCGCGCTCGCCCCGGTGATCACCGGCATGGTCTTCGACGCCACCGGGAGCTACTCGCCCTCGTTCGTGCTCGCCGGGGTGATCGCGGCCTGCGGCGCCCTGTTCTTCGGGCTGCTGATCCGCCGTCCGATCCCGCAGCGCGCGGCGGCCGAGGCCTCGGAGGCGGCGGCCGCATGA
- a CDS encoding 2-keto-3-deoxygluconate permease, which yields MTASTTTGQTLRSPIYGTLDRIPGGLMVVPLILGAIVGTLAPGVLEIGSFTTALFATPMPMMALVIFATGMQITPRSVGPVAGTTGAILLAKSLIPGLLVVALGSLVGVQGILGISILAMLATFDNSNGGVWIAFAGKYGTRTDRGAYIASALNDGPFFTMLFIGAAGLGSIPLEAFAAAVIPLVLGIVVGNIDRRWTEVMRPVPQIVIPFFAFGLGTGIDLSAVLTGGVTGIVLGLVVTPFTGGLTYLAYRFLLRRGRRSGIGFAAGTTAGNSLATPAIVAAADLRFEPYVGVATVQIATAVLISAITAPLVAAWVLRRNGALDDPEADELPTEAQSVTATT from the coding sequence ATGACCGCATCGACCACGACCGGCCAGACGCTGCGTTCGCCCATCTACGGCACCCTCGACAGGATCCCCGGCGGACTGATGGTGGTCCCGCTGATCCTCGGCGCGATCGTCGGCACGCTCGCACCGGGCGTCCTCGAGATCGGCAGCTTCACCACCGCCCTGTTCGCGACCCCGATGCCGATGATGGCGCTGGTCATCTTCGCCACCGGCATGCAGATCACCCCGCGCTCCGTCGGCCCGGTCGCCGGCACCACCGGAGCGATCCTGCTCGCCAAGAGCCTGATCCCCGGTCTCCTCGTCGTCGCGCTGGGATCCCTGGTCGGGGTCCAGGGCATCCTGGGGATCTCGATCCTGGCGATGCTCGCGACCTTCGACAACTCCAACGGAGGGGTCTGGATCGCATTCGCCGGCAAGTACGGGACCCGCACCGACCGCGGCGCCTACATCGCCTCCGCGCTGAACGACGGGCCCTTCTTCACGATGCTTTTCATCGGCGCTGCGGGACTCGGCTCGATCCCGCTCGAAGCGTTCGCCGCCGCGGTGATCCCGCTGGTCCTCGGCATCGTGGTGGGCAACATCGACCGCCGGTGGACGGAGGTCATGCGGCCGGTCCCCCAGATCGTCATCCCGTTCTTCGCCTTCGGGCTCGGCACCGGGATCGACCTGTCCGCAGTGCTCACGGGCGGCGTGACGGGGATCGTGCTGGGCCTGGTGGTCACCCCGTTCACCGGCGGCCTCACCTACCTCGCCTACCGGTTCCTGCTGCGCCGTGGGCGGCGCTCCGGGATCGGCTTCGCCGCGGGGACCACCGCGGGCAACTCCTTGGCGACCCCGGCGATCGTCGCCGCGGCGGACCTCCGCTTCGAGCCCTATGTCGGCGTCGCGACCGTGCAGATCGCGACCGCCGTGCTGATCTCGGCGATCACCGCGCCCCTGGTTGCGGCGTGGGTGCTGCGCAGGAACGGCGCGCTCGACGACCCGGAGGCCGACGAGCTGCCGACGGAGGCCCAGTCCGTGACCGCGACGACCTAG
- a CDS encoding 2-hydroxyacid dehydrogenase yields the protein MSSTPWRLAVAAEGIDASGRTIHGDIGLGSLAEHGIEWSPIDVAQHELTAEALRGFDAVLLMGESPFGTEQLGEDTTIKHVARFGAGFDQVDLAACAARGIPVTNAPTGLRVPMAHAALTLLFALAHHLVLKSQLVRTGRWEQRAALRGRGLASATIGVVGLGGIGRETVRLLRGLGLEVVAYNRTPRPEFCAEQGIEQVELPELLRRSDFAILTVSSNAQTRHLIGRRELEELGADGHLINVARGAVVDEQALVEALRGGTIAGAALDVFETEPLPTTSPLLELDNVLLTPHSLCWTADFTEATGAEALGEVIAVAEGREPAHLVNDPLPS from the coding sequence ATGAGCAGCACACCCTGGCGTCTCGCCGTCGCCGCCGAGGGCATCGACGCATCAGGCCGCACGATCCACGGCGACATCGGTCTGGGCTCGCTCGCCGAGCACGGCATCGAGTGGTCGCCGATCGACGTCGCCCAGCACGAGCTCACGGCCGAGGCGCTGCGCGGGTTCGACGCGGTGCTGCTGATGGGCGAATCCCCCTTCGGCACGGAGCAGCTGGGCGAGGACACGACGATCAAGCACGTCGCGCGCTTCGGGGCGGGCTTCGACCAGGTCGACCTCGCCGCCTGCGCGGCCCGCGGGATCCCGGTGACCAACGCGCCCACGGGCCTGCGCGTACCGATGGCCCACGCCGCACTGACCCTCCTGTTCGCCCTCGCCCACCACCTCGTCCTGAAGTCGCAGCTGGTGCGCACGGGCCGCTGGGAGCAGCGGGCCGCGCTGCGCGGACGCGGACTCGCGAGCGCCACGATCGGTGTGGTCGGCCTCGGCGGCATCGGCCGTGAGACCGTGCGCCTGCTGCGCGGGCTGGGCCTCGAGGTGGTCGCCTACAACCGCACGCCCCGCCCCGAGTTCTGCGCCGAGCAGGGCATCGAGCAGGTGGAGCTGCCGGAGCTGCTGCGCCGCAGCGACTTCGCGATCCTCACCGTCTCCTCGAACGCGCAGACCCGCCACCTCATCGGCAGGCGCGAGCTCGAGGAGCTCGGGGCCGACGGGCACCTCATCAACGTCGCCCGCGGCGCGGTCGTCGACGAGCAGGCGCTCGTCGAGGCGCTGCGCGGGGGCACCATCGCCGGGGCCGCACTGGACGTCTTCGAGACCGAGCCGCTGCCGACGACGAGCCCGCTGCTCGAGCTCGACAACGTGCTGCTCACCCCGCACTCGCTGTGCTGGACCGCGGACTTCACGGAAGCCACCGGCGCCGAGGCCCTCGGCGAGGTGATCGCCGTGGCCGAGGGCCGCGAGCCCGCGCACCTGGTGAACGACCCCCTCCCGTCCTGA
- a CDS encoding MFS transporter, with translation MTTTSSPSGDRPEHPAATPDARAVRTVDEAEELAFSPEVASATRKARWRLLPFLMLMFVIAFIDRSNIGFAEESLEVHAGLGAAAYAFGAGLFFIGYAVFEVPSNLIMHRVGARWWMARIMVSWGVVAGLFMFTTGPVMFYVLRFLLGVAEAGFFPGVILYLTYWFPRRTRGQATALFYLGLPIANVVGGPLSGGLLELDGALGLHGFQWMFLLEGLLAVIVGVVAVFALTDRPARARWLTAGERDALEGVLAAEAQTKEQVAKLSWWQALLTPRVLYFALIYLTIQVAVYGLTFFLPAQVASITGREVGFLVGLLVAIPWLCALVVNLFVGRWADRRAAYRSTATLMLVLSGVGLAASAFLSQPVLAMAALCLAAIGFVSAQPIFWNIPTGYLSGAAMAAGVGLINGLGNLGGFIAPNLRSWMVTAFDSEAAGLVMLAIAPFVGALLVAGTALFERRESAGRAGRRAA, from the coding sequence GTGACGACGACGTCATCCCCTTCCGGCGACCGCCCGGAGCATCCCGCCGCCACGCCCGACGCCCGGGCCGTGCGCACGGTCGACGAGGCGGAGGAGCTCGCCTTCTCCCCCGAGGTCGCCTCGGCCACCCGCAAAGCCCGCTGGCGGCTGCTGCCCTTCCTCATGCTCATGTTCGTGATCGCGTTCATCGACCGCTCGAACATCGGCTTCGCCGAGGAGTCCCTCGAGGTCCACGCCGGTCTCGGGGCCGCGGCCTACGCCTTCGGCGCGGGGCTGTTCTTCATCGGCTACGCGGTCTTCGAGGTGCCCTCGAACCTGATCATGCACCGGGTCGGGGCGCGCTGGTGGATGGCGCGGATCATGGTCTCCTGGGGCGTGGTCGCCGGCCTGTTCATGTTCACGACCGGGCCGGTCATGTTCTACGTCCTGCGGTTCCTCCTGGGCGTCGCCGAGGCGGGCTTCTTCCCCGGCGTGATCCTGTACCTCACCTACTGGTTCCCGCGGCGCACGCGCGGCCAGGCCACGGCCCTGTTCTACCTGGGGCTGCCGATCGCGAACGTGGTCGGCGGGCCCCTGTCCGGCGGGCTCCTCGAGCTCGACGGCGCGCTCGGGCTGCACGGCTTCCAGTGGATGTTCCTGCTCGAGGGTCTGCTCGCGGTGATCGTCGGCGTGGTCGCGGTCTTCGCGCTCACCGACCGCCCCGCCCGCGCCCGCTGGCTCACCGCCGGCGAGCGCGACGCCCTCGAGGGGGTCCTCGCCGCCGAGGCGCAGACCAAGGAGCAGGTCGCGAAGCTCTCCTGGTGGCAGGCGCTGCTCACCCCGCGGGTGCTCTACTTCGCCCTCATCTACCTCACCATCCAGGTCGCCGTGTACGGCCTCACGTTCTTCCTGCCCGCGCAGGTCGCGAGCATCACCGGCCGCGAGGTCGGATTCCTGGTGGGCCTGCTGGTGGCGATCCCGTGGCTGTGCGCGCTGGTCGTGAACCTGTTCGTCGGCCGCTGGGCGGACCGTCGCGCCGCCTACCGCTCGACCGCGACGCTCATGCTCGTGCTCTCGGGCGTCGGACTGGCCGCGAGCGCATTCCTCAGCCAGCCGGTGCTGGCGATGGCCGCGCTGTGCCTCGCGGCGATCGGCTTCGTCTCCGCGCAGCCGATCTTCTGGAACATCCCCACCGGCTATCTCTCCGGCGCCGCCATGGCGGCGGGCGTCGGCCTCATCAACGGGCTCGGGAACCTGGGCGGCTTCATCGCCCCGAACCTGCGCTCGTGGATGGTGACCGCGTTCGACAGCGAGGCCGCCGGCCTCGTGATGCTCGCGATCGCCCCGTTCGTCGGCGCCCTCCTGGTCGCCGGCACCGCCCTGTTCGAACGGCGCGAGAGCGCCGGGCGGGCGGGTCGACGCGCCGCCTGA
- a CDS encoding SDR family NAD(P)-dependent oxidoreductase gives MTARALEDEARVQGLTALVTGAASARGIGRGVALRLASEGRPLALLDRDGEGLADVAEQARSAGAPIVVTARADIADEDSVDAAITRCEAEAPAIGTLVSCAGIANPAAFLDVSSTEFHRTLAVNIGGAFHLCRRVLPTMLDQQLGRIVAISSTAGQDGGGNFSKTAYAASKAGLEGLVRGLAKETAGTGVTVNAIAPANIDTDIMGGPLEGARREEFIARTPVGRLGTVDELAELVAFLTGPSGGFTTGATYNLNGGMRIG, from the coding sequence GTGACCGCGCGTGCCCTGGAGGACGAGGCCCGCGTGCAGGGCCTGACCGCCCTGGTCACGGGTGCCGCCTCCGCGCGCGGCATCGGACGCGGAGTGGCCCTGCGGCTCGCGAGCGAGGGGCGGCCTCTCGCGCTCCTCGATCGCGACGGCGAGGGACTGGCCGACGTGGCCGAGCAGGCCCGCAGTGCGGGAGCGCCGATCGTCGTCACCGCCCGAGCGGACATCGCCGATGAGGACAGCGTCGACGCCGCGATCACCCGCTGCGAGGCCGAGGCGCCCGCGATCGGGACGCTCGTCAGCTGCGCGGGCATCGCGAATCCGGCGGCGTTCCTCGACGTGTCCTCGACCGAGTTCCACCGCACCCTCGCCGTCAACATCGGCGGGGCCTTCCACCTGTGCCGCAGGGTGCTGCCCACCATGCTGGACCAGCAGCTGGGTCGGATCGTCGCGATCTCCTCGACCGCCGGGCAGGACGGCGGCGGCAACTTCTCCAAGACGGCCTATGCGGCGTCGAAGGCGGGGCTCGAGGGCCTCGTGCGCGGCCTCGCCAAGGAGACCGCCGGGACCGGCGTGACCGTCAACGCCATCGCCCCCGCGAACATCGACACGGACATCATGGGCGGGCCGCTCGAGGGTGCGCGCCGCGAGGAGTTCATCGCCCGCACGCCCGTGGGGAGGCTCGGCACGGTCGACGAGCTGGCGGAGCTGGTCGCCTTCCTCACCGGCCCCTCGGGCGGATTCACCACCGGCGCCACCTACAACCTCAACGGCGGCATGCGCATCGGCTAG
- a CDS encoding triose-phosphate isomerase, whose product MQPLWIGTSWKMNKTLAEAREWTSALVGHLDGRAPEGVQPFVIPSFTATTTVAQILGEDSPVLLGVQNAHWEDAGAWTGEISVPQAKDAGAQIVEIGHSERREHFGETVETTRLKVAASLRHGLTPLLCIGESAEVKDAGGSSAFILEQARGALEGLTEEQVADVVIAYEPIWAIGEKGRPATVEELVEPFAALGDEYSGRVKGLLYGGSVNLENAADLLGIEHVTGLFVGRTAWKVEGYLELLRIGAEHARG is encoded by the coding sequence ATGCAGCCCCTCTGGATCGGCACCAGCTGGAAGATGAACAAGACCCTCGCCGAGGCGCGCGAGTGGACGTCGGCGCTCGTCGGGCACCTGGACGGCCGCGCCCCCGAGGGAGTGCAGCCCTTCGTGATCCCCTCCTTCACCGCCACGACGACCGTCGCGCAGATCCTCGGCGAGGACTCGCCCGTGCTGCTGGGCGTGCAGAACGCGCACTGGGAGGACGCCGGCGCATGGACCGGCGAGATCTCCGTGCCGCAGGCGAAGGACGCGGGCGCGCAGATCGTCGAGATCGGCCACTCCGAGCGCCGCGAGCACTTCGGAGAGACCGTCGAGACCACGCGCCTCAAGGTCGCAGCCTCGCTGCGGCACGGGCTCACGCCCCTGCTGTGCATCGGCGAGAGCGCTGAGGTGAAGGACGCCGGAGGCTCCTCCGCCTTCATCCTCGAGCAGGCGCGCGGCGCCCTTGAGGGGCTCACCGAGGAGCAGGTCGCCGACGTCGTCATCGCCTACGAGCCCATCTGGGCGATCGGGGAGAAGGGGCGCCCTGCCACCGTCGAGGAGCTCGTGGAGCCCTTCGCGGCCCTCGGCGACGAGTACTCGGGCCGCGTGAAGGGCCTGCTGTACGGCGGCTCGGTGAACCTCGAGAACGCGGCGGACCTGCTCGGGATCGAGCACGTCACCGGCCTGTTCGTCGGCCGCACCGCGTGGAAGGTCGAGGGGTACCTCGAGCTGCTGCGGATCGGCGCGGAGCACGCGAGGGGCTGA